The Equus asinus isolate D_3611 breed Donkey chromosome 22, EquAss-T2T_v2, whole genome shotgun sequence genome has a segment encoding these proteins:
- the LOC106832643 gene encoding olfactory receptor 6C2-like: protein MRNHTVTTFILLGLTDDPQLQGLLLIFLFFTYLLSVTGNLTIVSLTLVDSNLKTPMYFFLQNFSCLEILFTSTCVPRYLYNLSTGDKTITYCACAIQAFFADLFGVTEFFLLATMSYDRYIAICQPLHYTTIMSSTVCKTFILCCWMAGLLIILPPFSLSQNLEFCDSSVIDGFLCDVSPFLEISCSDTWVVEQVVIVCAVLTFITTLLCVVLSYICIIKTIIRFPSAQQRKKAFSTCSSHMIVVSITYGSCIFIYVKPSAKESAAINKGVAVLTTSIAPMLNPFIYTLRNKQVKQGFNVSIKRIMLSSKK, encoded by the coding sequence ATGAGAAACCATACAGTAACAACATTCATTCTCCTGGGATTAACAGATGATCCACAACTTCAGGgtctgcttttaatatttttattttttacatactTATTGAGTGTAACTGGGAACCTAACTATTGTCTCACTTACATTAGTGGATTCTAACCTTAAAACACCAATGTACTTTTTCCTACAAAATTTTTCCTGCTTAGAGATCTTATTCACATCAACGTGTGTTCCTAGATACTTATATAACCTATCAACAGGTGACAAGACTATTACCTACTGTGCTTGTGCCATTCAAGCATTTTTTGCTGATCTTTTTGGAGTGACTGAATTTTTTCTCCTGGCCAccatgtcctatgaccgctacATTGCCATCTGCCAACCTCTGCATTACACCACCATCATGAGCAGCACAGTCTGCAAAACATTCATCCTTTGCTGTTGGATGGCTGGTTTGTTAATCATACTCCCACCATTTAGCTTGAGCCAAAATCTGGAATTCTGTGACTCTAGTGTCATTGATGGCTTTCTATGTGATGTATCTCCCTTCCTGGAGATTTCATGCTCAGACACCTGGGTCGTTGAGCAAGTGGTTATAGTCTGTGCTGTGTTGACCTTCATCACAACCCTTCTTTGTGTAGTTCTCTCCTACATATGCATAATCAAGACTATCATAAGATTCccttctgctcagcaaaggaaaaaagcctTTTCTACCTGTTCTTCTCACATGATTGTGGTTTCTATCACCTACGGCAGCTGTATCTTCATTTACGTCAAACCTTCAGCAAAAGAATCAGCGGCTATTAATAAGGGTGTGGCAGTCCTCACTACTTCCATCGCTCCTATGTTGAACCCCTTCATTTACACCTTGAGAAACAAGCAAGTAAAACAAGGCTTCAATGTGTCAATCAAAAGAATTATGTTATCTTCCAAGAAGTAA
- the LOC106832644 gene encoding olfactory receptor 6C2-like — protein sequence MRNHTITSFILLGLTDDPQLQVLIFVFLFLTYILSITGNLTIISLTLMDSHLKTPMYFFLQNFSLLEIAFTSACIPRYLYNIATGDRSITYNICVIQVFFIDVFGVTEFLLLAVMSYDRYVAICKPLHYVTIMNNRVCRSLVLCCWTAGVLIILPPLIMIVNLEFCDSNVIDYFFCDSSPILKISCSDTWLLEQMVIVCAVLAFITTLLCVVMSYMYIVKTILRFPLSQQRKRAFSTCSSHMIVVSITYGSCIFIYVKPSAKESVTINKSVTVLMTSIAPMLNPFIYTLRNKQVRQAFNDSFKRIALPSKK from the coding sequence ATGAGAAACCACACAATAACATCCTTCATTCTCCTTGGACTTACAGATGACCCTCAGCTTCAAGTTCtaatttttgtgtttctatttctgACTTACATTTTGAGTATAACTGGGAATTTGACCATCATATCTCTTACTTTAATGGACTCTCATCTTAAaacacccatgtactttttcctacAGAATTTTTCCTTATTAGAAATTGCATTTACATCAGCTtgtattcctagatatttatacAACATAGCAACAGGTGACAGGTCAATTACTTATAATATCTGTGTTATTCAAGTGTTTTTTATTGATGTATTTGGAGTGACAGAATTTCTTCTGTTGGCTGTCATGTcttatgaccgctatgtggccatctgcaaacctctGCATTATGTAACAATCATGAACAACAGAGTCTGTAGAAGTCTTGTCCTCTGCTGCTGGACAGCTGGTGTGTTGATCATACTGCCACCACTTATCATGATAGTAAATCTAGAATTCTGTGATTCTAATgtaattgattattttttctgtgaTTCATCTCCTATCTTGAAGATTTCATGCTCAGATACATGGCTTTTAGAGCAGATGGTGATAGTCTGTGCTGTATTGGCTTTCATCACTACCCTTCTGTGTGTTGTCATGTCTTACATGTACATTGTCAAAACCATTCTAAGATTCCCCTTGTCCCAGCAAAGGAAAAGGGCCTTTTCCACCTGTTCTTCTCACATGATTGTGGTTTCCATCACCTATGGAAGCTGTATCTTCATCTATGTCAAACCATCAGCAAAGGAATCAGTGACTATCAATAAGAGTGTGACAGTGCTAATGACATCCATTGCTCCCATGTTGAACCCATTCATTTACACTTTAAGAAACAAACAAGTGAGACAAGCCTTCAATGACTCATTCAAAAGAATTGCATTACCCTCAAAGAAGTAA